The region CATGCAAGAGATAAAAGtcaaatgtaaataaaatcAATGTAAGTAACGAATAGTTTGATAGTGATTCGCTTAAACAGTTATTAATGGAGTGCAAAGTAGAGACAAACAAATAAGTTATATAAAAACTTTGTAGTAAAAGACACAATTTGTGGTATTAAAGTAAATCAAAGTGTCCTCATTTGCTAAGAATTATCAACAGTATtgtaaaagaataaaaaattaCGCGAAATAACAAATTTCCGGTACCTCGTTCTTTACGTAAGAAAACCTAAAACATATTCCTAATTGCATATCTACTAAAAGAACATGTTACTTCACAACAATAGCAAAGAAGGTAAattgaaaagcataaaaatctGATAAGAGCTGCATAGAGCTGTTTTAACTACAAAAACTGTcaaaaaaaacgaccaacTTCCTCCTCAAACGGTTTATGCAATGCATTACAACCATTCTATTGGTGGAAGCgcgacgaaaaaaaggaaccgaaccgacactCTGCACACAATACTAAGGGATTTCGTTCGACAATTGAGTTTAATCCAATATTGGATAAGCTGTTCCACCAGCCATCGGCAAGCGGccggttggtgtgtttgtttcgtaTTCACTtggcctcgctctctctgtctctctctctctctctctctctctctcgctaggtTCGGCTCAACAGATCCAGGCCCCGGCGAGTCGGGACCACTTTACCAGGCGAATGTCAACGCCCCATTGGCCTCATCGAAGATGATTACGATGATTTGCCAAAACCAATAGGCAAACCCAGGGGGTCTGTAAGGGCTGTGTGCTCGTGTTTTTTTGATTGTGTGCGGGCATGTGAGTAGTACATCAGCAAATCTACAAACGATACACAAATAATCCCCACATTTGTGCTCCGAAAGGGTTTTGCCATCCTCCGGTGCGATTGATCCTATTTGTTCTGTGGTTTTCGTCCTTCACTCCCTCCtgtccacccacccacacgtCCTTATATCTTTCTCCTTTTACTTGTTAGAGACTAGAGGCCAGAgctggttgggtggttggATTTTGGGATGGAATAATTTATCGAACCGATCAACGACGGAAAGAGCGAacagggaaagaaaaagaaaaactcccAATTCCCAATCGGTTGTTGCTTGTGGCTCGGTCAGTTGGTCACGGGGTGCACGTGCCGGTTTCGTCAAAGTTTGCCAAGTCCGCGGGCGACGACCCGTGCGGGGGAGCAGAAGTTGTGAATAGTTTTCCTTCTATTATTTACAGCTGATTACGCTGCTTCGTTGGCTGGTTTCGGGTTTGGCCCGGCTGGATTGTCGCCGCCGATCTGTTGATCTAGTGTTCACCTTCATCCCCCTCCACCTCTCTGGAGAAAGGAAGATGATTAGATTGGTTGGCACACCGTAAGGCGCAGGTAAGCAGTCCGGGACAGTCGGGGTTCAGCGACTGCGACAGCCAGTAAATTGAGAAGGGATCTCTCAATCGGAAAACAATTTCACCATTCCGTTCCCGGTTATCTGGCCATCCACCGCCTGGCTACCTTCACCCTCCGGGGGGTGGTAAATCCTTTCGTTATCTAGCTCGCCGATAAAATGGCAACCCAAGCGGCTGCATTCGGGCTCTGAAGccccaacatcatcagcaatcccctcccgggggtgggcATCCCTCGCACCAAACCTCCCCTGAACGGATTTACTCAGCCAGCCGCCAAATAGACATCGAGGAGGGGATGAGGGATGAAACCTTTTTTAAAaccatttctctcttttggcatctctctctctctctcgtgtgtgcgtgaaaaGGGACCCttggaaaatcgttttccaggTTGATCCAGCCAGGGGACGGTAAACAATTTTCCGAATCCGCTCGCTCCTTGTGTGCGTGGCcaccctcagcagcagcagcagaagtccTTGTCTTAGGGGTATAAACTTACTCTGGCCAACCGGCCTAGTCTACTGCTTTAAGCTGTTATCCAAATTTTGTCCGTGATTTTAGACAATGGCGGCCATCCCCTAACAccatggcctggcctggccataAGCCGCGGGGATCACAGTCTAGAAAGCACCCGACGACGGGTCCGACGAATGCaaccttttgtgtttttgagGGAATCCTTCGCCACCCCCCCTGGGGAAAGGCCCAGAGGGTGAGAGACTttgattttgtatttttatttcgcattCCGGAGGCAATAAAGGGCGTTCTAGTTGGGGTGACCGAGTAGGGAAAgaaggtggttgtggtggcgaCTGGAATGGTTTCCGGAAGGACGGAAGTTGGAGCGGGAATTGACCGGTGGGCCCACACCGTGGGTCGCATAATCTTACAAATCCGTGTGGATAACATCCACACTCCACGGGAACAAACGGTCGGTCCGGTCTTTAAACTTGAGCCAAACCAATCCTTTAAATCGGGATGAACACTAGCCGGTCGGTTGGGGTGTCTTTGGTGTCGGGAACCCAGCACCCAGGGAATCATAATTGATCCCGGATATATCCTGGTCCGATCAGTATCGTAGTTAGCGTCGGTAACTGGCTAAACGATCGAATAAACCTTCTTTTAATTCGTTTCCAATGCAGGATAACCACTTATGGGCACCGAATTTCGAACCCTTCTGGCACTTTCCTGGGCACAAAGCTGTCTTCCAATGCCGCAAATGCACTCCGTACGATTGCTATCCGGTTCTCAAGGGTGTTCTCTGTAATGGTAACCACCAAATTGCCACCAAATGGTCGGGGAGCAGCTGGGAATGAGCTTTCTTATGCTATTTATGGTGCAGATTcactcccccccgccccgcatcacagacaaaaacacacaacgaattccttctcttccaaaGCGATTCCGCTATCAGCATCAAATctcggcccccccccccacggtgGAGTGCAGTCTATAAAATGCATTCACTGCACCTCCTAATTGACAATTCGCTATCGAGTGTAAGCGAACGATGGCTTTCGGTGGTATTCACTGCCAGATGCACCCCGACGGTGTTGTAATGCTTCGTCCACGGAGCGCTGCTGCGGAGCAAAAGAAGGAGCTTGAGTGTCCCTTTTCGCAGCTGGGACTAGCGCTGGTAAGTGTGTTGTCTTGTGAGAGCGCGTTGTGTTGTTCCGTTTGTCTATGTGTTTTGTAAtggagctgctgccgctggtacgGAGAACCGGATACGATGCTATTTCCTGTGTTTTGCTCTAGCTGCTTAAGATGATGCCCGTGCCGTGGGCTAATGATTATTATAATGGGGCGAGTCCAATCCAACTGGGGGATTCGCGGAACGCGGGGACCAAGCCCAACTTATGCTGTTATGCTCAGTTGCGTGTTTTACGATAGCCGGGCACCACGCGGGCATCACCGTACCGGAACGCTAACGTGATTATGAAAGCTCTGCTGGTGGCTCTGGTCTCTTGGTCGGTTCCGGCGTCCTTCGATCGGACAGCACAACGACAAGCGATGGTAATTGGGTAGCCACGCTACGAACCCGAAGGCAAACGTTGTTAAGACCCCTAACAtttccctggtggtggtttggtaaAATGGTCATAATCGAAAAAGGATTGCTCTAGGGCCACAGCTGCCTTAGCAAATGCATGCTTTGAGTTTGCGAATGTCTGATTCAAGTTTACAGCACATCGATTTGGTTCTAGCTGGTCATTATGGGTTCTTGTAGCTTGGAATGCGCTTGAACTGCTGGTGCTTGAACTGCTAAAGCTGGAGGCCCCGAATGCGAACACATCTGACGAGTGTGGGTTGCGTTTTCTCCAAGACAGCCGCGTAGTATGTGCCAAAAGGGGCGTAGGAACCAGGCAAAACCATACCAATTTGCATAAGAGTATCGTAACTATCATAATTAGATCACCGTGAAAGGTTCTGCCGcaactcgcagcagcagcagcaacttgaTGGCAGCGAGCGGTTCTGGTGCAGTCAAAGACACGACTTACATTCCCCACAAACGTGTACGTGATGATCCTCCAGTTCCtagcgcaacaaaaaaaaaaggacaagaaacagaaaactccACACACGAACCATGAGATGAGGGCCAGATGCTGGTGGACTACGGACAAACTACTGCTGCAGTCCTTGATCACGTCTAGTTTTTTAACTCTACTAACTCTTGACGAGACCCGCTTTTTCTCGATTCTCGGACTCTTTGAGGCACCTCTCGCATCACAGCGTTTGCTGATGGACGACGAATGGAGAGATGACGGGTGGTCCGGAGCAACCGGAATGGATTCCCGGGTACCGTACTGGCGAACTTCAAAgccgacagagagacacacagtCGTCTAAGTCCAATTTTCGGCCCAttccatctatccatccatctggTCTGTCTACCTCGGCGCACTTCGCGAATAGCGAGACCTTTCGCAAGGTGAAGGATTCGCGAAATGGGAGCCTCACTTGATGTTCTGTGTTCCAGAGCGCATGCTGCATGCTTCAAGAAGCAGAAACGGTGGAGAAGAATAAGAAAGCGACTAGAGGACCAAAACCTAAAAAAGGTTCTTAGTTAAACCGTGTCGTACCATGTGTTCCGACATCCAAACTGCTGCATCTCTGCactgtccatcatcatcatcatcatagggGGCCTTCACGGCTTAGGTACGGTTCGCCCCCCTTTGTGCGCAGTATTCTATCAGCCGTTTGCATATGCTGGGAGCCCGGGAAATGTGGAAATGCAGATTCGTTTAGCAACTACTCGGGGACCGGTACCACCGCGGTActatgacgacggcgacgacgacggcgggaTGTTGATACATCTTTATTACATTTCCACTTTTATCGGTTTtgtgaattcaatttttacaAATGTGCACATCCCATTCATTTTTGGAACCATTCACTTTTTGTTCCCCGATGTGTGCGCCGTTCGATGCAACTCGCTGGCTGTGACGCAGCTCCCTGGATGCATTTAGTCGGCGCTCACGGCAATCCTATCACTGTGGCCTGCCGGATAGGCCGCCCGCGTGTAGTCTTTTGACGAAGCCAAGGATTACTGGTCGGGTGGGTGCACAAAGGGTGAAAAGGGGGGACCTCATTTCCCAAATGGTTCCCGGTTGGTTTGATGAAGTGGAATAGTGCTGTACGGGATTTGGTACAGGGAaaatcgttgttgtttttttcccctcctccATCGAGATTTCTATTACGGAACGGTGAGCTTATCGCTCTGATGCACAGTTCAATGGATGTGAGAGGAATTTTCTTGGAGGCCTATTTTTAATATGCGACATTTTGCTTTTGCCACGTTTTTTTCGAGATGAGCTGGTGCGGTTTTGATTAAGTTTCATTTGGCTGTTGGGGTGTGTTTGGCACTGTTTGGCAAATGATTGATAAAAGGTATTCAATATGgcaaataaaattcaataaaaggACTAGTACATGTTCATATCATATTCCATCGCTGATAGTATTGTATGTTATTATCAGAATTCCAAGAAACATTATTGCAAAATGGAACATTTCATATAGTTGCTGACATGAGAGCGCTAACGGCGATGCATTTTTAGAGGTAAAATATAGTTATTCTGGATTTTCTGTATTATGCTGCTTCTTTATCTTATGTACTTGGCTGTAATGTAGTTGGATTAAAAAGGTGTTATGTTATTGAGCTGAATGTGCTACTTTGTTCGAGCGAAGAGGCTCGTTCCTatctatttctttttatttttttgtgaaaatccAACATTGCTCTATGATGGTTAGACATTGTATTGCATTGGCTGTAATGAGAAGAGATAAACGTAGTAATTCTCGTGAGAGGTTTGTTATGACTAAGGCCGTCGTTGCTTTGAACTTGAATTCTGGAAACAGCATAATCATGCACGCCACTGTTTATGCAAACAGGGTAGCAGCTCCGCTAACAACACCGGCTTATACTTAATCAGTACGCGATAATCGCTTGCATTGCGCGAATGCAACAACAGTTGTAAGGCTACGCACCAGCTGATAGTGCAACGCTTGATGCTGTTATTGTAGCGCCTTCCACAGCAAATCGTCGCTAGCTACCGCTTGAACCGGTTCGTACGGTGCGTAGACTGAATCAGTCTATTGCTCACGTTAACTGTGGTTAGCAATGATCACTCGAAGAAGAACAAGGAGTATCCTGATTGATCTTGTGTTAAGCTGCATGCTGGTGGCAGCTGCACTGCAAAGTAGCGCTGCATTGAAAAAGTACAAACCGTGTGTGACGGCTGCGGGAAAACCGGGACGATGTGTACATTTCTGGGAGTGCCAAGCGCTGATAGAAAGATTTAGAAATCCACCACCGCAGGACGATCAGGAGGAATTCTTACAAAGCAGCATCTGTGGACATTCCGATGGTTCACCGATGATTTGTTGTGCATTGTTACTGCCGCAACCACCGAGCTGCGGAAGGAACGCCAGCGACCCACAGTTCGGTGTACAAGCAACGCGCATTGGCGAGTTTCCTTGGACGGCATTGATTGAGTACGAACGATCAAATAGCCACTTCGGATACCATTGCGCTGGTACGCTCATCAACCAACGTTACGTGTTGACGGCCGCTAACTGCGTGAGTGACATTCCGAGGTGCTGGAGAGTGCACAGTGTACGATTGGGCGAGTGGGACTTTAGTACTTCCGATGCGTGCTATAGCGGTAACTCCGCCTCGTGGACAATCGACATGCCCATCGAACAGATTATCGTGCACAGTGGGTACAATCGAATGGACGAGAGGCAAGCGAACGATATTGCGTTGGTGCGATTAGCGGGTGATGTGCAATACACCGCTCACATCCAGCcagtttgtttgcctttccaaaaaacaaccacccTCGTTGCCTACACCGTTGGATGGGGTATAACGGCCAAAGGTGTGGCTACTCACGAGAAAATGATAACCCACTTGACGGTATTGAATAAGGAGGAGTACTTGTCGGTTTACAAATGCTTCCACATTACGCCGGGCCAGATGTGCGCGAGAGCGGTGAGGGCAGTCCGTCAAACTGGCAGCTGCGATCCGGGTGGTCAGCTGTTGCGTTATCACGACAATGAATACTATCTGATCGGCGTCGGTAGCTATGGGTTGGAGAACTGTGGCACCGGGGATTCTCCGGTCGTGTATACCAAAGTTGATGAGTACATCGATTGGATTGAGAGCACTATCTACTGAGCCGCGTACCGAAGATTATAAACAGAATTCATGGGGCACCAAATAAATGATCAACTGTTTTCGATTGTAGCCTCATCTTTAATGCGGTATTTTTGATGTTGTTAATGAGTACGTGTTGTTTATTAAGGTTATTTTGctgattcttttttgttttaaattttttccGATTAATACTTTTTTAACACAATATTCTGGGAATTATGTTCgttcagaaaaaaacaaaaacaaaaaaaatgctttagTTCCTTCTTCGGGCTGTCAAACAGCGACAAACTCTCGAAATCACTGACCGTATTCGCCATCCGTCGAGACGTGTCCATTGGCTCCAGCTGGAATCCTCTAGGTATTTCTATTCCTCGATAATCCGAAATATTTGTCATAATTCTCGAACAGGCGTCCCCTGGCGTCCCTGAACCGTACGGAAGCCAGCGGGGCGAACAAACGCTTGATTGATGCATCGCCAGCAGTTTGGCAGTTTGGCCGGTAGCGCCGTCGCTAACAAAATTTGCCACAAAATTCGCCCGCACGTTCCGACAAGGTTGCAAAAACTTATGCCAAACCGACGCGTGAAGAGATCCCCTACTCGTCTTCACCGGTTTGATGGAggggaaaatttatgaaatggcACCAGTGCAGTAAAAGCATCcgtattcgattcgatggatGCCGCTGGccggaaaaacaaatcgacaGATTTATTACGCCCAAGGATGCGAAAGTTATTTTCACTCCTCaacccgcccgcccgcccgcacTCGTGTTTTTCTCGCGCGGCTGATGGATAAAGAATTTTATGGTgtaaccgaaaccgagcggACGAGAATCGAACgtcaaaatcaatttttcacaCCACGTTTCACGTCTCGAGACGGTGCCGGCGGACGGTTAGCAGATGTGCAAAGGGCATCAAAGTTTTGCGACGTGCGGAAAATTATGCATTGCGGATGTCGAGAATAGTTAGgggcgtggtggtgtggtttggggaagagtaatttgaattttattgcttttcccGTTTAAGAAATTAAGGTAAGATGGAACCAGTTTGGGTTTCACCTTTTGCGGACTtcaaatgaatgtttaaaatCGTTGCAGAATGAGCAAGAAAGGttccacaacaaaaaaacacacaaaaaaaccgataaaTATTTCTTACAACATTAGCACTGACAGCAAGTCCTCGATATTTGGCATGTGGCTGAGACTCTGGGCTCATTGCTGACTTGCAGGTTTCTCGATCGAAGCTCAATTGGTTCGTGATGTACGACTAAGAAAGTTTACCCCCCGCTGTCCATGTAACGGTCTGGGTTGGCTGCAGAggacggcaacggcgacaactaccaccgccaccaggcGCCAGCTTATGTCAGGTTCACGCGGCCGCATATATCATCGCGGAAGCGCGCCCGGACCTCGCCGAGGGGCGATCGAACTCCGAAGCAGAAGATCCAATGATGGAAATGAGAGTTTGTCCGCCGGGGTGTGGTCATTGCTGGTGTGGTCCACCAAAGCAACggacgaaaaacaaatggcacCGTGTTTGTAGTGGCCGAGAAATTGGGAATCATGTGCTAGGGGATGGGAATGGGTGGCAAAAAAGATATGAAAAatgcgcgctcgctctcgaagataccaaaacaaaaaaaaggctccaGATTGCCGAATACATGTACACGCAAGTGCACGTGTGTTTAGCAGAATCAGtggcagcactagcagcactagcagcactgGGCCGGAATCCTTGTTCCGTGTAGACGACTATTGATCTATAACCATGGCATAAATAAAAGCAATAAAAGCCATAAACCTTTATCAAAACCATTCTTCCTGAACAATGGTGGTTAAGAAATGGTTCGGAAGTGAGGACCTCTTGtatcaccctctctctctctggttggaCCACAAACCGTTGCATAAAATGCTGACTGGACTACCGGGGAAGCCACCGgcgagtgggagagagagagagagtgtgataAAAAATCTGTTTGAGGACATCGAGTGAGTCGAAAGTTAGTTCCCGGGCGGAGTGCGGCGGAGATGTATCTCtctataaaaatgaaaacaacattctGGTAGCAAACTACGCTAAAAAGCGATGAGCTCAATGGTGCGAACGGGGTGTGCGGTTGGGAGATGCACTAGAAACTACAACAACACTCCCCCACCAACAACAAGGCCATAATTCAAAAGCACTAACAACGGAGCAACAAATTACTTTAAACTAGCAACTTTTCATGCTCACCGGGAACAGAAACAGCGCACTGATGCTCCCGGTGTGGCCCCCGGGCGGTTCGGCCTGGCGATGTGGAACTGTTGgtccttcccccgggggggggggggggggggggtacctCCTTCCACTCTCACCTTCTCGACACCGAGCTGATCTTGATCGTGAGCCTTACGGTTAATAGCATTAGCCGAGTGGCGAGTGTAAAGGCGTGTTGCTACATGCTGTTTCTATGATTTGTGGTGACCATCCTTACCATTGCAGCGGGCACAGTGCACCGCGAACCACGCTAAACTAAGATAGAGAATGACAGTTTGCGTTTGGTACTTTATCGcttgtttcttttcttatcGCGTTAGTTAGCGAAAGTTTGAttgcttcgctgctgctctactTACTTTCGAGTGATTCGAGGTTTGCAGACAGAGAGGGTCGCGCGCCCGCATGATTCTGGCGCAATGATAGCAGATATAATCAGATAAACGAAAGCACAGTATGGTgagaatggatggattttaCTGACAAAAGGAAAGGGGTTTAAATGAATCATTTTACAATAACAAAACGCGGATGCGCATGATTGAACTGAATGGCAATGAACAACAACggccagaaaaaaaggaaaccgacCGCACCCGGCATCCGTTTCCTTTGAAGGCAAAACTATTTCACGACCAGAACCGGGCTCTCGATGTCATGCCTTGGCTTCCCTTGGCCACAATAATGTACGACGCCACGCCCCGAGCTGCAGCCGCCGCGCGACAGTTTCCTCCGGAAATGGTAAAGTTTTCCGCtgtaaacataaatattttttcGGAATTCTTTGGGAAATTCGCGAACCGCCGTAAACGTGCTGGCTTTTGAGATGCTGCAGGGaatctgctggctggctggctggctggctggctggtggtgtgctggcacTTGGCAATGGTACAACTTTTCACTCG is a window of Anopheles aquasalis chromosome 2, idAnoAquaMG_Q_19, whole genome shotgun sequence DNA encoding:
- the LOC126572976 gene encoding CLIP domain-containing serine protease 14D-like gives rise to the protein MITRRRTRSILIDLVLSCMLVAAALQSSAALKKYKPCVTAAGKPGRCVHFWECQALIERFRNPPPQDDQEEFLQSSICGHSDGSPMICCALLLPQPPSCGRNASDPQFGVQATRIGEFPWTALIEYERSNSHFGYHCAGTLINQRYVLTAANCVSDIPRCWRVHSVRLGEWDFSTSDACYSGNSASWTIDMPIEQIIVHSGYNRMDERQANDIALVRLAGDVQYTAHIQPVCLPFQKTTTLVAYTVGWGITAKGVATHEKMITHLTVLNKEEYLSVYKCFHITPGQMCARAVRAVRQTGSCDPGGQLLRYHDNEYYLIGVGSYGLENCGTGDSPVVYTKVDEYIDWIESTIY